The Musa acuminata AAA Group cultivar baxijiao chromosome BXJ1-3, Cavendish_Baxijiao_AAA, whole genome shotgun sequence genome window below encodes:
- the LOC135586251 gene encoding uncharacterized protein LOC135586251, producing METPLVAEPLRIPGLVARLLSDLAGVWASLALLVAGFAAFLSVLGRAKLAFLRYGRARSSTSPPACYCSSGEDSDSDSDSDSPSDEDEKEEEEEGEAPSSSSDEHDSAPGSYWDDRGRDGGLDLTLGGAVVRTWEGLGIGFDRAGGLISLMDLDRGEVLRSFHAEFPAAVASLATPAVVVSAAEGAGAGGAAVTVWDARSAGQLTPAAAAEWWPILRRRVVGVAGLDGRVFVGDDGGVITAADLRRGRSPLVVETWRERRLPLLPSPK from the coding sequence ATGGAGACACCTCTTGTGGCGGAGCCATTGCGGATCCCCGGCCTCGTCGCCCGACTCCTCTCCGACCTCGCCGGCGTTTGGGCCTCCCTCGCCCTCCTCGTCGCCGGATTCGCCGCCTTCCTCAGCGTCCTCGGCCGGGCAAAGCTCGCCTTCCTCAGGTACGGCAGGGCCAGATCGTCCACCTCTCCTCCCGCCTGCTATTGCTCCTCCGGGGAAGACTCCGACTCCGACTCCGACTCCGACTCGCCGTCTGATGAGgatgagaaggaggaggaggaggaaggtgaGGCGCCGTCGTCATCGTCCGACGAGCATGACTCCGCGCCCGGAAGTTACTGGGACGACCGGGGGCGGGACGGTGGTCTGGATCTGACCTTGGGTGGCGCTGTGGTGAGGACGTGGGAGGGGCTGGGGATAGGGTTCGATCGCGCCGGCGGCCTGATCTCGCTCATGGACCTGGACCGCGGGGAGGTGCTGAGGTCGTTCCACGCCGAGTTCCCCGCCGCCGTCGCCAGCCTGGCGACGCCCGCGGTGGTTGTATCGGCCGCGGAGGGCGCGGGGGCAGGTGGGGCGGCGGTGACCGTGTGGGACGCAAGGTCGGCGGGGCAGCTGACCCCAGCGGCCGCCGCCGAGTGGTGGCCCATCCTGAGGCGGAGGGTGGTGGGCGTCGCCGGCTTGGACGGGCGGGTGTTCGTGGGCGACGACGGCGGAGTGATAACGGCCGCGGATTTGAGGAGGGGCCGATCGCCGCTGGTGGTCGAGACATGGCGTGAAAGGCGATTGCCACTTTTGCCCTCGCCCAAATGA
- the LOC135633942 gene encoding universal stress protein A-like protein has translation MAEGGGGKPKRMMVAIDESECSHHALEWVLANLRESLSSLPLIIFTVQPLTDFAYLTAASLGSPPMELIQSVQQQQKQVSLALLEKATEICAQYGVVAETITEVGDPKEAICEAVKKLNVNLLVVGSHGKGALQRAFLGSVSNYCVHHAECPVLVAKK, from the exons ATGGCGGAAGGTGGCGGCGGCAAGCCGAAGAGGATGATGGTGGCCATCGACGAGAGCGAGTGCAGCCACCACGCCCTCGAGTGGGTGCTCGCCAACCTCCGCGAGTCCCTCTCCTCGTTGCCCCTCATCATATTCACGGTCCAGCCCCTCACCGACTTCGCCTACCTGACTGCCGCCTCCCTCGGCTCTCCTC CTATGGAGTTGATCCAATCGGTGCAGCAGCAACAGAAGCAGGTTTCGCTTGCTCTCCTAGAGAAGGCGACGGAGATCTGTGCTCAGTACGGG GTGGTTGCAGAAACAATTACAGAGGTAGGAGATCCAAAAGAAGCCATATGTGAAGCAGTCAAAAAGTTGAATGTCAACTTGCTTGTTGTGGGAAGCCATGGTAAAGGAGCCTTACAGAG GGCTTTTCTAGGGAGTGTCAGCAACTACTGTGTGCATCATGCCGAGTGCCCCGTCCTCGTCGCGAAGAAGTGA
- the LOC103980077 gene encoding adenylate isopentenyltransferase: MRILLGGGGNTALLPYLHRPASVRRGLTTVAVVPGMCRRCYSSHHYWVEGNDDEGRKESVVVVMGATGTGKSKLSIELATRFSGEVVNSDKIQVYRGLDVTTNKMPVVERCDVPHHLLGEVDPAAGEVSPATFREMAAHAIAGITGRGRLPVVAGGSNSMVHAAMAGSYDPERSPFAADWRWRRKRREGALRYRCCFLWVDVEAAALAEQLDRRVEEMVAAGMVEELGRYFAAEVESDAGELRHPGLAKAIGVAELREYFRGEGRGTAAAYQAAMAAIKANTRRLAEEQVRKIERLEQMGWPLRRLDATATVTARLAGSATEQAEAAWERDVAGPSSAAVEQFLKEAVEGPHAVPSHLIYT, translated from the coding sequence ATGAGAATTCTACTCGGCGGAGGGGGCAACACAGCTCTACTGCCTTACCTCCATCGGCCGGCTTCAGTGCGCCGCGGTCTCACGACTGTCGCAGTGGTTCCGGGCATGTGCCGGAGATGTTACTCCTCTCATCATTATTGGGTCGAAGGCAATGATGATGAGGGGCGGAAGGAGAGCGTGGTGGTGGTCATGGGTGCCACTGGGACGGGGAAGTCGAAGCTGTCCATCGAGCTGGCCACCAGGTTCTCGGGCGAGGTGGTGAACTCCGATAAGATTCAGGTGTACCGGGGGCTTGACGTCACCACCAACAAGATGCCCGTCGTGGAGCGCTGCGACGTGCCGCATCATTTGCTGGGAGAGGTTGACCCGGCCGCGGGCGAGGTTTCGCCGGCGACGTTCCGGGAGATGGCGGCCCACGCTATTGCCGGGATTACCGGCCGTGGCCGGCTGCCTGTGGTGGCCGGCGGGTCCAACTCCATGGTACATGCTGCCATGGCCGGTAGCTACGACCCCGAGCGGAGTCCATTCGCGGCGGACtggcggtggaggaggaagagaagggaggGGGCGCTGCGGTACCGATGCTGCTTCCTGTGGGTGGACGTGGAAGCGGCGGCGTTGGCGGAGCAGCTCGACCGGCGGGTGGAGGAGATGGTGGCGGCTGGAATGGTGGAGGAGCTGGGCCGGTACTTCGCGGCGGAGGTGGAGTCGGACGCGGGGGAGCTAAGACACCCGGGGCTAGCGAAGGCTATCGGGGTGGCGGAGCTCCGGGAGTACTTCCGGGGGGAGGGGCGGGGGACGGCGGCGGCGTACCAGGCGGCGATGGCGGCCATCAAGGCCAACACGCGGCGGCTGGCGGAGGAGCAGGTGCGGAAGATCGAGCGGCTGGAGCAGATGGGGTGGCCGCTGCGGAGGCTAGACGCAACCGCGACGGTGACAGCGCGTCTCGCCGGGTCAGCTACGGAGCAAGCTGAGGCGGCGTGGGAGAGGGACGTGGCGGGGCCCAGCTCTGCGGCGGTGGAGCAGTTCTTGAAGGAAGCGGTGGAAGGCCCCCACGCCGTGCCTTCTCATCTCATTTATACTTGA